The window GTTCTTCGCTGTTTTTAGGTTCAATTCTGGGACAGATGACAAAAACCTGCCGGCCGGATTTTGCCTGTTTTTCAATAAATTTGTAAGCTTTCGGACGATTAGCCGGGCTGATAATCTTGGTGATAATTTTTTTTCTGCCTTTGGGCATCTCGTTGATTAAGGATAAATCTAAATCCCCGTAAATCGTCAAGGCCAGGGTTCTCGGAATCGGGGTTGCGGTCATTGATAACAAGTGGGGGACCTTGCCGTTGTTTTTTTGTTTTTCTTTGGCGATTAACCTTGCCCTTTGCTCCACTCCGAATCTGTGCTGTTCGTCTAAAATAACCAATGCCAAGTTTTTAAATTTAACTTGGTCTTGGATTAAAGCGTGGGTGCCGATTAAAAGGTCTATTTCACCTTCTAATACTTTTTCCAGAATTTTTTTTCTGGAGGCCTCAATGACCTGGTTTTTTAATCTTTTGGAAATGAATTTGTCGGATTTTCCCGTTAAAAGCCCGACATTTAAATTAAAATTTCCAAGCAGCTTTGAAACTCCCTGAAAATGTTGTTTTGCCAAAATTTCAGTCGGCGCCATAAAAGCTACCTGGAAGCGGGCTTTGGTTGTGTTTAAAATGGCAAGGGCCGCCACCACGGTTTTGCCCGAGCCCACGTCTCCCTCTAATAGTCGGTTCATAGGCCTGGATTTTTCAATGTCTTTTAAAATTTGCCAGCCGCATTTTTTTTGGGAATCAGTCAGCCTAAAAGGCAGAGAGCTTACAAGTTTTTTAACCAATTCCACGTTAATTGGAATTGAAACTCCTTTTTGTTGGTTTATTTTCATTCTTTCTTTTAAAACTAAAAGTTCAATAAAAAAAAGTTCGTCAAAGGAAAGCCTTTCTTGGGCCGCTTTAGCCAAATTAATCGAATCGGGAAAATGAATTTGCCAGAGGGCTTTATTTAAATCCAAGAGTTTATTTTTTTCTTTTATTTTTTGGGGCAAAGGGTCTTCTATTTTATTCTTCAGCTCCATTAAGACGGGCCTTAGGATAAATCTTAGCCAGCGGGAAGAAAGCCCTTGGGTTTCCGGATAAACCGGCACTAATCTTCCCGTATGGATTAAAATTTTTGATTGGTCCGTAAGATAAATTTTTTCATAAGCAGGATTAGCAAAATAAAGGCCTTTTTTTCCCAAAGTTAATTTTCCTGCCAAGCAAACTTTATCTCCTTTTTTTAAAACATTTATCAAGTAAGGCTGATTGAACCAGATTATCTTTATTGCACCGGTTTCATCTTTTAAAACAGCCTGCGTTAAAAATATTTTTCTTTTCCAGGTGCGGGTTGTTTCTATTTCCAGAATTTCTCCTTGGACGCATTGCGTCTCGCCTATTTTTATTTTGGAAATTGGCGTTATTTTTGAAAAGTCGTCATAGCGGTAGGGGAAGTGAAATAAAAGGTCCCGGAGCGTTTTAATTCCCAGTTTTTTTAATTTTTTCTGGTAAATAGGCCCGATTCTGGGTATTTTTTCTATTGGGTCGAGCAGATTCATTTTTTTGTTTTTACTATTTTTTAATATTATATTAAAATGATTAATAAATAAACACTTTCTTTGATTAAAAAATAAAAATCATAAAAATATGGTATC is drawn from Candidatus Nealsonbacteria bacterium and contains these coding sequences:
- the recG gene encoding ATP-dependent DNA helicase RecG codes for the protein MLKNSKNKKMNLLDPIEKIPRIGPIYQKKLKKLGIKTLRDLLFHFPYRYDDFSKITPISKIKIGETQCVQGEILEIETTRTWKRKIFLTQAVLKDETGAIKIIWFNQPYLINVLKKGDKVCLAGKLTLGKKGLYFANPAYEKIYLTDQSKILIHTGRLVPVYPETQGLSSRWLRFILRPVLMELKNKIEDPLPQKIKEKNKLLDLNKALWQIHFPDSINLAKAAQERLSFDELFFIELLVLKERMKINQQKGVSIPINVELVKKLVSSLPFRLTDSQKKCGWQILKDIEKSRPMNRLLEGDVGSGKTVVAALAILNTTKARFQVAFMAPTEILAKQHFQGVSKLLGNFNLNVGLLTGKSDKFISKRLKNQVIEASRKKILEKVLEGEIDLLIGTHALIQDQVKFKNLALVILDEQHRFGVEQRARLIAKEKQKNNGKVPHLLSMTATPIPRTLALTIYGDLDLSLINEMPKGRKKIITKIISPANRPKAYKFIEKQAKSGRQVFVICPRIEPKNSEELKKIPESLLTQKDKALLNWAEVKAVKEEYEKLSQKIFPDLKVGMLHGKLSSGEKEKVMADFKKKKIQILVSTSVVEVGVDIPEATVMMIEGAERFGLAQLHQFRGRVGRSLYQSFCFLFTDSPAKKTKLRLKALVKCNNGFELSEKDLQIRGPGNVLGTRQWGIPDLAMSALKDIFLVEKIRKEAKDLLDSDPELKKHLLLAKKLGEFQKIIHLE